A portion of the Stigmatella aurantiaca DW4/3-1 genome contains these proteins:
- a CDS encoding HAD family hydrolase produces MRPRAVFFDLDDTLIDRAGAFARYVEGLIERHPAAFPPRHRAETLAGIHAWDRRGAADRASFCRQVTAAFPGLGLTPEALWEDMSSRLPRLVGSDEGVCEWMGSLTARQPVAVVSNGSGRVQRTKLAQARLTALLPDVFLSGEVGAEKPDPRIFQAALARVDRSPGEVLHVGDDPERDIVGAARLGLATCWVSHGRGWPRELPPPTFTVERITTRVQDIAGVIARWT; encoded by the coding sequence ATGCGGCCCCGGGCCGTCTTCTTCGACCTGGATGACACGCTGATCGACCGTGCAGGCGCCTTCGCCCGTTATGTGGAGGGCCTCATCGAGCGGCACCCGGCCGCGTTTCCCCCGCGGCACAGGGCCGAGACGCTGGCCGGGATTCATGCCTGGGACCGGCGCGGCGCCGCGGACCGCGCCTCTTTCTGCCGCCAGGTGACAGCCGCCTTTCCGGGGCTGGGCCTGACGCCCGAGGCGCTCTGGGAGGACATGTCCTCCCGGCTGCCCCGCCTGGTGGGGTCCGATGAGGGGGTGTGCGAGTGGATGGGCTCGCTCACGGCACGGCAGCCCGTGGCGGTGGTCTCGAACGGGTCCGGCCGGGTGCAGCGCACCAAGCTGGCCCAAGCCCGGCTCACGGCGCTGTTGCCGGACGTTTTCCTCTCGGGCGAGGTGGGGGCGGAGAAGCCAGACCCGCGCATCTTTCAGGCAGCGCTCGCCCGCGTGGACCGTTCTCCTGGGGAGGTGCTCCATGTGGGAGATGACCCCGAACGGGACATCGTGGGGGCTGCCCGCCTGGGGTTGGCGACCTGCTGGGTCTCTCACGGGCGCGGGTGGCCGCGCGAACTGCCGCCTCCCACGTTCACCGTGGAGCGCATCACCACCCGTGTCCAGGACATTGCTGGGGTGATTGCCCGATGGACATGA
- a CDS encoding cysteine hydrolase family protein encodes MSKRALLLIDLQNDYFSEGKWPLSGTDAAAGNAARLIAAARAKGELVVHVRHESKTADAPFFVPGSQGAAIHQKVAPTATEPVVVKHHINSFRETGLKEILDRNGIEELVVCGAMSHMCIDGGVRAAADLGYRCTLIHDACATRDLEFGGVRVPAAQVHAAFMAALSFAYAKTLSTDEFLARSA; translated from the coding sequence ATGAGCAAGCGCGCCCTCCTCCTCATCGACCTCCAGAACGACTACTTCTCCGAGGGGAAATGGCCTCTCAGCGGCACCGACGCCGCCGCCGGCAATGCCGCCCGGCTGATCGCCGCAGCCCGAGCCAAGGGCGAGCTGGTCGTCCATGTCCGCCATGAGTCCAAGACCGCCGATGCCCCCTTCTTCGTGCCCGGCTCCCAGGGGGCCGCGATCCATCAGAAGGTGGCCCCCACCGCAACCGAGCCAGTGGTGGTCAAACACCACATCAACTCCTTCCGCGAGACTGGGCTGAAGGAGATCCTCGACCGCAACGGAATCGAGGAACTCGTCGTCTGCGGTGCCATGAGCCACATGTGCATCGATGGCGGGGTACGGGCAGCCGCCGACCTGGGCTATCGCTGCACCCTGATCCACGATGCCTGCGCCACCCGCGATCTGGAGTTCGGCGGAGTGCGCGTGCCGGCCGCCCAAGTCCATGCCGCGTTCATGGCGGCCCTCAGCTTCGCCTATGCCAAGACCCTCTCCACCGACGAGTTCCTGGCACGCTCCGCCTGA
- a CDS encoding STM4013/SEN3800 family hydrolase has protein sequence MDMNTVVGSHDLLFITLDTLRYDVAQELAGKGRTPVLSALIPGGQWERRHSPASFTYAAHQAFFAGFLPTPATPGLHPRLFAMRFEGSETTTPETCLFEAPDLVTGLAARGYHTLCIGGVGFFNKLTPLGRVLPGLFAESHWGPELGVREPRSTEHQVALAVRRLEALPREQRVFLFLNVSALHQPNRHYLSGATQDSRASHAAALEYVDTQLPPLFAALRRRGPSFCIVCSDHGTAYGEEGYTGHRLGHPAVWTVPYAEFLLPWEAAP, from the coding sequence ATGGACATGAACACCGTGGTCGGCTCGCACGACCTGCTCTTCATCACCCTGGACACGCTTCGCTACGACGTGGCCCAGGAACTGGCCGGGAAGGGGAGGACCCCCGTGCTCTCCGCGCTGATTCCCGGAGGCCAATGGGAACGGCGCCACTCGCCCGCCAGCTTCACCTACGCCGCGCACCAGGCGTTCTTCGCGGGTTTTCTCCCCACGCCCGCCACCCCCGGCCTCCATCCCCGGTTGTTCGCCATGCGTTTCGAGGGCAGTGAGACGACGACCCCGGAGACGTGCCTCTTCGAGGCGCCGGACCTCGTCACCGGCTTGGCCGCTCGGGGCTACCACACGCTCTGTATCGGCGGCGTCGGGTTCTTCAACAAGCTCACCCCGCTGGGCCGTGTGCTCCCAGGTCTCTTCGCGGAGAGCCACTGGGGCCCCGAACTGGGCGTGCGCGAGCCGCGCTCCACCGAGCATCAGGTGGCGCTTGCCGTGCGCCGCCTGGAGGCGCTGCCCCGCGAGCAGCGCGTCTTCCTCTTTCTCAATGTGTCGGCGCTGCACCAGCCCAACCGCCACTATCTTTCCGGAGCCACGCAGGACTCGCGGGCCTCGCATGCCGCGGCGCTGGAGTACGTGGACACCCAGCTCCCGCCCCTCTTTGCCGCCTTGCGGCGCCGGGGCCCTTCCTTCTGCATCGTCTGCTCGGACCATGGCACGGCCTACGGCGAGGAAGGCTATACCGGCCACCGTCTGGGCCATCCCGCCGTGTGGACGGTGCCCTACGCTGAGTTTCTGTTGCCTTGGGAGGCCGCCCCATGA
- a CDS encoding iron-containing alcohol dehydrogenase, producing MHPFDMPSEARVTEMSWPTKIVFGVGALQRLPAQVARLKMTRPLVVTDAGVVKAGLAQRVYDVLKGAGVTYAVFDRVEPNPTEKDVFAGLEAYRHHGCDGVVALGGGSPLDAAKLVQLLTTHEPPLSRYDDAKGGDQYVRDDLPPLIAIPTTAGTGSEVSRSGVATLEDTGRKTVIFSPHLLPRAAICDPELTLGLPPGPTAATGMDAFTHCLEAYVSNGFHPLADAVAIDGIARVGRSLITAVKEGSNIAARADMMVAAMQGAMAFQKGLGACHALAHALTPISNLHHGLANAIVLPVVMEFNRPTCTARLARVAVAMGEFSNVREDVLAAHLIERIRKLNAAIGIPARLRDVGVQEKDLARIASKAFEDASHLGNPRKCTEADLLAMAREAF from the coding sequence ATGCATCCGTTCGATATGCCGTCCGAAGCCCGTGTCACGGAGATGTCCTGGCCGACGAAGATCGTCTTCGGCGTGGGGGCGCTCCAGCGGCTGCCCGCGCAGGTGGCGCGGCTGAAGATGACGCGTCCGCTGGTGGTGACGGATGCAGGCGTGGTGAAGGCGGGCTTGGCCCAGCGCGTCTACGACGTTCTGAAGGGTGCCGGGGTGACATACGCGGTGTTCGACCGCGTGGAGCCCAACCCCACCGAGAAGGACGTCTTCGCTGGGCTGGAGGCGTACCGGCACCACGGATGCGATGGCGTCGTGGCGCTCGGCGGGGGCAGTCCCCTGGATGCCGCCAAGCTGGTGCAGTTGTTGACGACCCACGAGCCGCCGCTGTCGCGCTACGACGATGCGAAGGGCGGTGACCAGTATGTGCGCGACGACCTGCCGCCCCTCATCGCCATTCCCACCACGGCGGGAACTGGCTCGGAGGTGAGCCGCTCGGGCGTGGCGACGCTCGAGGACACGGGCCGCAAGACGGTCATCTTCAGCCCGCACCTGTTGCCCCGGGCGGCCATCTGCGATCCGGAGCTGACGCTTGGGTTGCCTCCGGGACCCACGGCGGCCACGGGCATGGACGCGTTCACGCACTGCCTGGAGGCTTACGTCTCCAACGGCTTTCACCCGCTGGCGGATGCGGTGGCCATCGATGGGATTGCCCGGGTGGGCCGCTCGCTCATCACCGCCGTGAAGGAGGGCAGCAACATCGCGGCCCGCGCCGACATGATGGTGGCGGCGATGCAGGGCGCGATGGCCTTCCAGAAGGGCCTGGGCGCCTGCCACGCGCTGGCGCATGCCCTCACGCCCATCTCCAACCTCCACCATGGCCTGGCCAACGCCATCGTCCTGCCGGTGGTGATGGAGTTCAACCGCCCCACCTGCACGGCGAGGCTGGCCCGCGTGGCGGTGGCCATGGGCGAATTCTCCAACGTGCGCGAGGACGTGCTGGCGGCCCACCTCATCGAGCGCATCCGCAAGCTCAACGCGGCGATCGGCATTCCCGCGCGGCTGCGGGACGTGGGCGTGCAGGAAAAGGACTTGGCGCGCATTGCGTCCAAGGCCTTCGAGGATGCCTCGCACCTGGGCAACCCACGCAAGTGCACCGAGGCGGATCTGCTCGCGATGGCGCGCGAGGCCTTCTAA
- a CDS encoding trypsin-like serine protease, whose protein sequence is MNTRYLSFLLLACLGVACGEVHPPDVVGTPPGVGQRSDAIINGSYLNPNNEPVALLTTSHGRCTATLHTNYWLLTAKHCLNTNDLRYPHTVSITMGTQSRRPRKFVLHPTEDVAIILLTEPFAIFGDDHSFLWPLYSGPAAALNGKRLTMLGYGANTPDGNGIGTLRQADLNVSADANTPQSLRVLTTSGRQLAEGDSGGASFWNEGSNSAQCPYGYLPGCIAGISTHCDYVEGQPVALYCTQLAAGYFHDWFHANIQPTNAATFVSQSVPTEVQSGQPFTVSITFRNTGAAAWDDDTGYRLGSQAPQDNNIWGAGGRIGFDPYDLVQPDGTTTFQFTAVAPHLNYTAVYPFQWRMLRENVEWFGDYTPSVAITVRGTYGDPPSDPCELDPSLCEPDICDIHPWKCPEEP, encoded by the coding sequence ATGAATACCCGATATTTGTCTTTCCTGCTCCTGGCCTGCCTGGGAGTGGCTTGCGGCGAAGTCCATCCTCCAGACGTTGTCGGCACCCCGCCGGGGGTGGGGCAGCGCAGCGATGCCATCATCAACGGGTCTTACCTGAATCCAAACAATGAGCCCGTTGCATTGCTCACCACGAGCCATGGGCGGTGTACGGCCACACTGCACACGAATTACTGGCTTCTCACGGCCAAGCACTGCCTCAACACCAACGATCTGCGATATCCGCACACGGTCAGCATCACCATGGGGACCCAGAGCCGCCGTCCCCGGAAGTTCGTCCTCCACCCCACCGAGGATGTGGCCATCATCCTGCTGACCGAGCCTTTCGCCATCTTCGGGGATGACCACTCGTTCCTGTGGCCGCTCTACAGCGGCCCGGCGGCGGCGCTGAATGGCAAGCGCTTGACCATGCTGGGATATGGCGCCAACACCCCGGATGGAAATGGCATCGGGACGCTGCGTCAGGCCGACCTCAATGTCAGCGCCGACGCCAATACCCCTCAGTCCCTGCGGGTGCTGACGACGTCAGGACGGCAATTGGCGGAAGGAGATTCGGGAGGCGCGAGTTTCTGGAATGAAGGCTCCAACAGCGCGCAGTGCCCTTACGGCTACCTGCCGGGCTGCATCGCGGGCATCTCCACCCATTGCGACTATGTGGAAGGGCAGCCCGTGGCGCTCTACTGCACCCAGCTGGCCGCCGGGTATTTCCATGACTGGTTCCATGCGAACATCCAGCCCACCAATGCAGCCACCTTCGTGAGCCAGTCCGTTCCAACGGAGGTCCAGTCGGGCCAGCCGTTCACGGTGTCGATCACCTTCCGCAACACGGGGGCCGCTGCGTGGGATGATGACACTGGCTACCGGCTTGGCTCGCAGGCGCCGCAGGACAACAACATCTGGGGCGCTGGCGGGCGCATTGGGTTCGACCCCTACGATCTGGTCCAGCCGGACGGCACCACGACCTTCCAGTTCACGGCGGTCGCCCCCCACCTGAACTACACGGCGGTCTATCCCTTCCAGTGGCGCATGCTACGGGAGAATGTCGAGTGGTTCGGCGACTACACACCTTCCGTCGCCATCACCGTGCGCGGAACGTACGGCGATCCCCCATCCGATCCCTGCGAGCTCGACCCATCGCTGTGTGAGCCTGACATCTGCGATATCCACCCCTGGAAGTGCCCGGAGGAACCGTAG
- a CDS encoding S1 family peptidase, with product MNLNTHAGRLARLVSALCFAIAAGGAEAADSRTPLSADLQVEGTPPKGFSSWKELMAAQVPLNKAADELSTLIEAQGMAGYAGITLDVPQRLVTLYWKAGQKLPLEVASFLEQLRSKPGVHIAWAEAAYSKAELQAEMDRLFKEASAPEGASRMQLLKVAPLPGWAGLQVTVSGTVEEASRMAVFSQGGVRLKLEQGKPAALFSRMDDWAPFYGGARIRMGNSPNANSCSSGFAVGNIFGKALLTASHCPLSNGTPIYTGVGNYMGTSAGYYKPADTARIDVVSSGYIYDGGVGTGEFLKRVSGHSRNYVGNWVCTSGSFSGARCNIMVTNVNVYWQDYTTYRYGPMVEAEEQSQESAAGPGDSGGPVFSLAVTEGDVVAKGTISGGDSYDAPATCTGDTSRTGCSYRILYPDIEWLLDLHGMWIETR from the coding sequence ATGAACCTGAATACCCATGCGGGCCGCCTGGCCCGGCTCGTCTCCGCGCTGTGCTTTGCCATTGCCGCTGGGGGAGCGGAGGCTGCCGACAGCAGGACTCCTCTGTCTGCGGATCTCCAGGTGGAGGGGACACCTCCCAAAGGCTTTTCCTCCTGGAAGGAGTTGATGGCCGCCCAAGTGCCTTTGAACAAGGCCGCGGACGAACTGAGCACTCTGATCGAGGCGCAAGGAATGGCTGGCTATGCGGGGATCACCCTCGACGTGCCACAACGTCTGGTCACCCTGTACTGGAAGGCCGGACAGAAGCTTCCGCTCGAGGTGGCAAGCTTCCTGGAACAACTCCGTTCGAAGCCAGGCGTCCACATCGCCTGGGCCGAGGCGGCGTATTCGAAAGCAGAGTTGCAGGCAGAGATGGACCGTCTCTTCAAGGAAGCCTCCGCGCCGGAGGGGGCGTCGCGGATGCAACTCCTCAAGGTGGCTCCCCTGCCAGGATGGGCGGGGCTGCAAGTGACCGTCAGCGGAACGGTCGAAGAGGCCTCGCGGATGGCGGTGTTCAGCCAGGGCGGTGTCCGGCTCAAGCTCGAACAGGGCAAACCGGCAGCACTCTTCTCGCGCATGGACGATTGGGCGCCCTTCTACGGCGGCGCCCGGATCCGGATGGGAAACTCCCCCAACGCCAACTCCTGCTCCTCGGGCTTCGCGGTCGGCAACATCTTTGGAAAGGCATTGCTCACCGCCTCCCACTGCCCCCTGAGCAATGGCACCCCCATTTACACGGGGGTGGGCAACTACATGGGGACTTCGGCGGGGTATTACAAGCCCGCGGACACCGCCCGGATCGACGTCGTGTCCTCCGGCTATATCTATGACGGCGGGGTGGGCACCGGCGAGTTCCTCAAGCGTGTGTCTGGGCACAGCAGGAATTACGTGGGCAACTGGGTATGCACCTCAGGCTCCTTCTCGGGCGCCCGGTGCAACATCATGGTGACCAACGTCAACGTCTATTGGCAGGACTACACCACCTACCGGTACGGCCCCATGGTGGAGGCCGAGGAGCAGAGTCAGGAAAGCGCTGCCGGCCCAGGCGACAGTGGCGGTCCCGTCTTCTCGCTCGCCGTGACGGAGGGCGATGTCGTCGCGAAGGGGACCATCAGCGGTGGAGACAGCTACGATGCGCCAGCCACGTGCACGGGGGATACCTCCCGGACGGGTTGCAGCTACCGGATCCTGTATCCCGACATCGAATGGCTCTTGGACCTCCACGGCATGTGGATCGAGACCCGGTAG
- a CDS encoding GlxA family transcriptional regulator gives MTARRVQASVGLLLYPGAQMSAVHGLTDMFRTANRLSAGQGLPGMPALRVSHWRLGDEGQSVERVFDTHGGSGDRLAVLIVPPSLEEESLAERAAVLARWLAARHAAGTTLCSICAGAFLLAETGLLDGRRATTHWNLAEKLAGKFPAIQLDVDKLIIEDGDIITAGGVMAWVDLGLRLIDRLLSPGIMLATARFFVVDPAGREQRFYSHFAPKLHHGDEAILKVQHWLQVHGLEKLTLRKMAARAVLGERTFLRRFQKATGLNPTAYVQHLRIGKAREMLEASNLTIEQVAWRVGYEDPGSFRKVFFKWMGLSPGDYRRRFSITRPDSLGP, from the coding sequence ATGACGGCAAGGCGCGTTCAGGCCAGTGTGGGGCTGTTGCTCTACCCCGGAGCGCAGATGTCGGCGGTGCACGGGCTGACGGACATGTTTCGCACCGCCAACCGGCTGTCCGCGGGGCAAGGGCTGCCGGGTATGCCTGCCTTGCGTGTCAGCCACTGGCGGCTCGGGGATGAGGGACAGTCAGTGGAGCGGGTGTTCGACACCCACGGCGGCTCCGGAGACCGCCTGGCGGTGCTGATCGTTCCGCCGAGTCTGGAAGAGGAGTCTTTGGCGGAGCGGGCGGCGGTGCTGGCCCGCTGGCTCGCCGCCCGGCATGCCGCTGGGACCACCCTTTGCTCCATTTGCGCGGGTGCTTTCCTGCTCGCGGAGACGGGGCTGTTGGATGGCCGCCGGGCCACGACCCACTGGAACCTGGCGGAGAAGCTGGCTGGGAAGTTTCCCGCCATCCAGTTGGATGTGGACAAGCTGATCATCGAAGATGGCGACATCATCACGGCGGGCGGGGTGATGGCCTGGGTCGATCTCGGGCTGCGGCTGATAGACCGGCTGCTCAGCCCGGGCATCATGCTGGCGACCGCCCGGTTCTTCGTGGTCGATCCAGCAGGACGCGAGCAGCGCTTCTACAGCCACTTCGCGCCGAAGCTGCACCATGGCGACGAGGCCATCTTGAAGGTGCAGCATTGGCTACAGGTCCACGGACTGGAGAAGCTGACGTTGCGGAAGATGGCGGCCCGGGCCGTGCTGGGCGAGCGCACGTTCCTGCGCCGTTTCCAGAAGGCAACGGGCCTGAACCCCACTGCGTATGTTCAACATCTGCGCATCGGCAAGGCGCGGGAGATGCTGGAGGCCTCGAACCTGACCATCGAGCAGGTCGCTTGGCGGGTCGGTTACGAAGACCCGGGTTCATTCCGCAAGGTCTTCTTCAAGTGGATGGGGCTGTCTCCCGGGGACTACCGCCGCCGGTTCAGCATTACCCGCCCGGACAGTCTCGGGCCTTGA
- a CDS encoding STM4011 family radical SAM protein has protein sequence MKLTVLYRGPLSSCNYGCEYCPFGKWKHTEEELAKDRADLERFLAWAESRTQDTLAVFFTPWGEALIWPWYQEALARLTHLPHVERVAVQTNLSCKLDWVPRCRPEKLGIWATYHPEWVKRRRFVAQCEKLSALGVRYSAGMVGFRRFAAEAEALRGELPADTYLWINAVKDGKEAPYTPEDVARFTQVDPLFPVNNTRHPSLGRACRGGESVISVDGEGTARRCHFIPEPIGNIYAPDFDAALKPRPCSKQTCGCHIGYVHLEYLELDRVFGSGILERVPTLPLGRPPAAP, from the coding sequence ATGAAGCTCACCGTGCTCTACCGGGGCCCGCTCTCCAGCTGCAACTACGGGTGCGAGTACTGTCCCTTTGGCAAGTGGAAGCATACCGAGGAGGAGCTCGCGAAGGACCGGGCGGACCTGGAGCGGTTCCTCGCCTGGGCGGAGTCTCGCACCCAGGACACGCTGGCCGTGTTCTTCACCCCCTGGGGCGAGGCCCTCATCTGGCCCTGGTACCAGGAGGCGCTCGCCCGGTTGACGCACCTGCCCCACGTGGAGCGCGTGGCGGTGCAGACGAACCTCTCCTGCAAGCTGGACTGGGTGCCGCGCTGCCGCCCGGAGAAGCTGGGCATCTGGGCCACGTACCACCCCGAGTGGGTGAAGCGCCGCCGCTTCGTCGCCCAGTGCGAAAAGCTGTCCGCGCTCGGCGTGCGTTACAGCGCGGGCATGGTGGGCTTCCGGCGCTTCGCCGCGGAGGCCGAGGCCCTGCGCGGCGAGCTGCCCGCGGACACGTACCTCTGGATCAACGCCGTGAAGGACGGAAAGGAGGCCCCGTACACGCCCGAGGACGTGGCGCGATTCACCCAGGTGGATCCCCTCTTTCCGGTGAACAACACGCGTCACCCCAGCCTGGGCCGGGCGTGCAGGGGAGGGGAGTCCGTCATCTCCGTGGACGGTGAAGGCACGGCGCGCCGCTGCCACTTCATCCCGGAGCCCATCGGCAACATCTATGCCCCAGACTTCGATGCGGCGCTGAAGCCCCGGCCCTGCTCGAAGCAGACCTGTGGGTGCCACATCGGTTACGTGCACCTGGAGTACCTGGAGCTGGACCGCGTCTTCGGCTCCGGCATCCTGGAGCGCGTTCCCACCCTGCCGCTGGGGAGGCCCCCCGCGGCACCCTGA
- a CDS encoding STM4012 family radical SAM protein: MTRLEQMLEETPYVAYLYGYPHKTAYRPFTPGLPLEAVWAEERRDALFLYLHVPFCEMRCGFCNLFTAAGPRQDVVEGYLAALGRETRRVKEAIGPATFARAALGGGTPTLLDVAGLHTVFDLAEGVMGADLRNIPVSVEVSPETASLEKLQALRSRGTDRVSIGVQSFIEAEVAAVKRPQKTAQVEEALERIRTLDFPTLNIDLIYGMEGQTVESWLFSLRAALRYSPEEIYLYPLYVRPLTFLGKKGRAWDDLRLSLYRTGRDFLLSQGYTQVSMRMFRARHAPSSDGPVYRCQEDGMVGLGCGARSYTGGVHYSSEYAVGSREVRSIIAAYSERTEASFGQVGYGFQLDLDERRRRYMLLSLLADGVELEAYRERFHSGAWEDFPELAELAAHGLARREDRRVLLTPAGVERSDLIGPWLHSGQVREKMQEYSWR; this comes from the coding sequence ATGACGCGCCTGGAGCAGATGCTGGAGGAGACGCCTTATGTGGCGTACCTCTATGGCTATCCGCACAAGACGGCCTACCGGCCCTTCACGCCCGGGCTTCCGCTGGAGGCCGTCTGGGCCGAGGAGCGGCGTGACGCGCTGTTCCTCTACCTCCATGTGCCCTTCTGCGAGATGCGCTGCGGCTTCTGCAATCTCTTCACCGCCGCCGGCCCCAGGCAGGACGTCGTCGAGGGGTACCTCGCCGCCCTGGGCCGCGAGACGCGCCGGGTGAAGGAGGCGATCGGGCCCGCCACCTTCGCCCGCGCCGCCCTGGGGGGCGGGACGCCCACGTTGCTGGACGTGGCCGGGCTGCACACCGTGTTTGATCTGGCCGAAGGGGTCATGGGCGCGGACCTGCGGAACATCCCCGTCTCCGTGGAGGTGTCGCCGGAGACGGCCAGTCTGGAGAAGCTCCAGGCGCTGCGCTCACGCGGCACGGACCGGGTGAGCATCGGCGTGCAGAGCTTTATCGAGGCGGAGGTGGCCGCGGTGAAGCGGCCCCAGAAGACCGCGCAGGTGGAGGAGGCGCTGGAGCGCATTCGGACCCTCGACTTCCCCACGCTCAACATCGATCTCATCTATGGCATGGAGGGGCAGACGGTGGAGAGCTGGCTCTTCTCGCTGCGCGCCGCCTTGCGCTACTCGCCCGAGGAGATCTACCTCTATCCCCTCTATGTCCGGCCGCTCACCTTCCTGGGCAAGAAGGGCCGGGCCTGGGATGACCTGCGCCTGTCGCTCTACCGGACTGGGCGCGACTTTCTCCTGTCGCAGGGCTACACCCAGGTCTCCATGCGCATGTTCCGTGCCCGCCATGCCCCCAGCAGCGATGGCCCCGTGTACCGTTGCCAGGAGGACGGCATGGTGGGGCTTGGGTGCGGGGCGCGCTCGTATACGGGCGGCGTGCACTATTCCTCCGAGTACGCGGTGGGCTCTCGCGAGGTGCGCTCCATCATCGCCGCGTACAGCGAGCGGACCGAGGCCTCCTTCGGCCAGGTGGGCTACGGCTTCCAGTTGGACCTCGACGAGCGGCGGAGGCGGTACATGCTCCTGTCGTTGCTGGCGGACGGCGTGGAGCTGGAGGCCTACCGCGAGCGCTTCCACTCCGGTGCCTGGGAGGACTTCCCGGAGCTGGCGGAGCTGGCGGCGCACGGGCTGGCCAGGCGGGAGGACCGCAGGGTTTTGCTCACACCGGCGGGCGTGGAGCGCTCGGATCTGATTGGCCCCTGGCTCCACTCCGGGCAGGTTCGCGAGAAGATGCAGGAGTACTCCTGGCGATGA
- a CDS encoding double-CXXCG motif protein, whose protein sequence is MRFYVLRKAPDKGTTGDMQAVSKWTRPGVKCPMCGATWAEAGVSYPCVDLSNHPQAAKLTQPRAEPIEEFERLRECVRPLLPAGALLPPGTSLGPSVGTAQGEFGAFFFEQPWILLDTASLPHHTDLFRLASFSTVLVGTERFKEAVQGLGLGGIAFHEVLQSDGAR, encoded by the coding sequence GTGCGTTTTTACGTACTGAGAAAGGCGCCAGATAAAGGCACCACGGGAGACATGCAGGCTGTGTCGAAATGGACGCGCCCCGGTGTGAAGTGTCCCATGTGCGGAGCAACCTGGGCCGAGGCTGGAGTCTCTTATCCCTGCGTGGATCTTTCGAATCATCCGCAAGCAGCCAAGCTGACCCAGCCCCGCGCTGAGCCCATTGAGGAGTTCGAGCGGTTGCGCGAGTGTGTGCGCCCGCTGCTTCCCGCAGGGGCATTGCTTCCTCCTGGAACAAGCCTGGGGCCTTCCGTGGGGACAGCCCAAGGCGAGTTTGGCGCATTCTTCTTTGAGCAGCCTTGGATTTTGCTCGACACGGCATCTCTTCCCCACCATACGGACCTGTTTCGCCTGGCCAGTTTCTCCACGGTGTTGGTGGGTACGGAGCGTTTCAAAGAGGCCGTCCAGGGTTTGGGGCTCGGTGGTATTGCCTTCCACGAGGTGTTGCAAAGCGATGGGGCTCGATAG